One stretch of Roseimicrobium sp. ORNL1 DNA includes these proteins:
- the creC gene encoding two-component system sensor histidine kinase CreC: MSLTSRLLFGFAMIAGIGFWLMMDQVLDRVERQYLEAAEEPMVDMANVMAEVLARDINWDRKIDTEPLRKAMEAVHIRIFEAKIYSHTKTQVNMDVYVTDAQGKVLYDSLHPEHIGTIISKRDVNLTLTGRYGARSTRDDERDPNSSIMYVAAPIYSKGLIVGVVAVAKPQRSSFKFRDETKAWLIRTIGSLVLCMVLGSFLLARWTTRPIRRLTDYAESITRGERPPVPKLHGVEMKTLGTAFEKMRDSLENRESVEHYVQTLTHELKSPVAAIRGAAELMQEETMPGAQRVRFLRNIQVESLRLQDLLERLLSLASLENKKALDEPAKVDLSAIAREVCDHFTAPLAQRGLKLDCWVQDGVQVRGDAFLLQLAFTNLAQNAVDFSPEGGVVSIGLKTVDDRACFVVEDEGPGLPDYAKGRVFERFYSLPRPHNGKKSSGLGLCFVKEAAALHQGTVELENRDGGKGARAVFSIPA, encoded by the coding sequence ATGTCCCTCACCTCCCGTCTCCTCTTCGGCTTTGCCATGATCGCAGGCATCGGCTTCTGGCTGATGATGGATCAGGTGCTGGATCGTGTGGAGCGCCAGTACTTGGAGGCTGCGGAGGAACCCATGGTCGACATGGCGAACGTGATGGCGGAGGTGCTGGCACGCGACATCAACTGGGACCGCAAGATCGACACGGAGCCACTGCGGAAGGCGATGGAGGCAGTGCACATACGCATCTTCGAGGCGAAGATCTATTCGCACACCAAGACCCAGGTGAACATGGACGTGTATGTCACGGATGCGCAGGGCAAGGTGCTGTACGACTCCCTGCATCCGGAACACATCGGTACCATCATTTCGAAACGCGATGTGAATCTCACCCTCACCGGCAGGTATGGCGCACGCTCCACGCGCGATGATGAGCGCGATCCCAACTCCTCCATCATGTATGTGGCCGCGCCGATCTATTCGAAGGGGCTTATCGTGGGAGTGGTGGCCGTGGCAAAGCCCCAGAGGAGTAGCTTCAAGTTCAGGGATGAGACAAAGGCATGGCTCATCCGCACCATCGGCTCCCTGGTGCTGTGCATGGTGCTGGGGTCCTTCCTGCTGGCGCGTTGGACCACACGTCCCATCCGCCGACTCACGGACTATGCGGAGTCCATCACGCGTGGGGAGCGTCCACCCGTGCCGAAGTTGCACGGTGTGGAGATGAAGACCCTGGGCACCGCCTTCGAAAAGATGCGCGACTCCCTCGAAAATCGCGAAAGTGTGGAGCACTATGTGCAAACGCTCACGCATGAGCTGAAGAGCCCGGTGGCCGCGATTCGCGGCGCCGCGGAACTCATGCAGGAGGAAACCATGCCGGGCGCGCAGCGGGTGCGCTTCCTCCGCAACATCCAGGTGGAATCTCTTCGCTTGCAGGATCTGCTGGAGCGACTCCTTTCACTTGCCTCATTGGAGAACAAAAAAGCCCTCGATGAGCCGGCGAAAGTGGATCTCAGCGCCATCGCCCGCGAAGTGTGTGACCACTTCACCGCGCCACTGGCCCAGCGTGGACTCAAGCTCGACTGCTGGGTGCAGGATGGCGTGCAGGTGCGTGGGGATGCCTTCCTGCTGCAGCTCGCCTTCACGAATCTTGCGCAGAACGCTGTCGATTTTTCACCTGAGGGCGGGGTCGTTTCCATCGGGCTTAAGACGGTGGATGATCGCGCATGTTTCGTCGTGGAGGACGAGGGGCCGGGCTTGCCGGACTATGCGAAGGGCCGCGTGTTCGAGCGCTTCTACTCCCTGCCGCGGCCTCACAATGGAAAGAAGAGCAGCGGTCTTGGATTGTGTTTCGTGAAGGAAGCGGCGGCCTTGCATCAGGGAACCGTGGAGCTGGAGAATCGCGATGGTGGCAAGGGCGCGCGGGCAGTGTTCAGCATTCCTGCGTGA
- a CDS encoding M1 family aminopeptidase, producing MICRCGQDHTQAHTRLLPAPVGEKPGRKYARDRHVDVQHLQLDVTPDFAKRTVRGTATLIFHPIAKPLSELELDAVGLVVEKVAVQGATLASHEVTDDKLVIHFKDAIAPDVQASVNITYRAQPERGLYFRTPEMGYKPGDTQVWTQGEAELHRFWFPCYDYPNERFTSEVICHVPEGMSVISNGVLVSQTKDAGGLQSWHWRQDKPHVNYLVALAAGYFHKLEDKVGELPLTLYVPPSEKDQAAGAFRDTKKIIEFYQDETGVPFPWDKYAQVYCLDFVAGGMENTSCTFNTANMLFRDETEQLNTLHRLDAHETAHQWFGDLVTCRDWSHLWLNEGFASYYTVLYEEAKSGRDAMLYSLWREARRVMEKEDNRPTVWRDYKDPMEQFDQRVYPKGAWILHMIRARLGPDLYRKAIRRYLEKQRGTVATTDDLMDVLEEVSGLSFDQFADQWLYHGGVPDLDVDYSWDAGTKQAKLNVKQTQKVTPEVLLFHFDLPVRFWVKGEAKPRDFSVTVSKAEESFSFPLPSAPELVRVDPDYTVLAKMSFNPPPDMLKRQLQGDVIGRMLAVQALGGKKNAESAAQLAEVLNKDAFHGVRSEAAKALRKMNTPEARAYLAKSLAQPDARVRVEVVEALTAFPHPEAWEALMKQAAIEKNPEILAEIIKTWSQRPGDAAITAALMKHLESETYWNQVAMAAIGTFRAQDDASAVPAILARLQKTPLDFGTWDRAAAMESLGFLARDEKNPQRTAVLNYLTEHLNDPRESLRVAAAKSLGLLRDPRGLAWLAPLAATSKPFKDPVREAAEKSITALEAAQAGPQELKDVWSKLQELQKKSEDLQRQLERMPAK from the coding sequence ATGATCTGCCGATGTGGGCAGGACCACACTCAGGCGCACACGCGTCTTCTGCCGGCTCCTGTAGGTGAGAAACCGGGCCGCAAGTATGCCCGCGACCGCCATGTGGATGTGCAACATCTCCAGCTCGACGTGACGCCAGATTTCGCGAAGCGCACTGTGCGCGGCACGGCCACGCTGATTTTCCATCCCATCGCCAAGCCGCTGTCGGAGCTGGAGCTGGATGCCGTCGGCCTGGTCGTGGAGAAGGTGGCCGTGCAGGGCGCGACGCTCGCCAGTCACGAGGTTACGGATGACAAGCTGGTCATCCACTTCAAGGATGCCATTGCGCCGGATGTGCAGGCCTCGGTGAATATCACGTATCGCGCGCAGCCGGAGCGCGGTCTGTACTTCCGCACGCCGGAGATGGGTTACAAGCCCGGCGACACGCAAGTGTGGACCCAGGGCGAGGCCGAGCTGCACCGTTTCTGGTTTCCCTGCTATGATTATCCGAACGAGCGCTTCACCAGCGAAGTGATCTGCCACGTGCCGGAGGGCATGAGTGTGATTTCGAATGGCGTGCTGGTGTCCCAAACGAAGGACGCGGGTGGCCTGCAGTCCTGGCACTGGCGGCAGGACAAGCCGCATGTGAACTACCTCGTGGCACTCGCCGCGGGTTACTTCCACAAGCTCGAAGACAAGGTCGGCGAGCTGCCGCTCACGCTCTATGTGCCGCCCTCGGAGAAGGATCAAGCTGCCGGTGCCTTCCGCGACACCAAGAAGATCATCGAGTTCTACCAGGACGAGACCGGCGTGCCCTTCCCTTGGGACAAGTATGCCCAGGTGTATTGCCTCGACTTCGTGGCCGGCGGCATGGAGAACACGAGCTGCACCTTCAACACGGCCAATATGCTCTTCCGCGATGAGACGGAGCAGCTCAATACCCTGCACCGGCTGGATGCGCATGAGACGGCGCACCAGTGGTTCGGCGATCTGGTGACCTGCCGCGACTGGTCGCACCTCTGGCTGAATGAGGGCTTCGCCAGTTATTACACCGTGCTCTATGAAGAGGCGAAATCAGGCCGTGATGCCATGCTCTACTCCCTCTGGCGCGAAGCCCGCCGCGTGATGGAGAAGGAGGACAATCGTCCTACCGTGTGGCGTGACTACAAGGACCCCATGGAGCAGTTCGACCAGCGCGTGTATCCGAAGGGTGCGTGGATCCTGCATATGATCCGCGCGCGCCTCGGCCCGGATCTCTATCGCAAGGCCATCCGCAGGTACCTGGAAAAGCAACGGGGCACCGTGGCGACCACGGATGACCTCATGGATGTGCTCGAAGAGGTGTCCGGCTTGTCCTTTGATCAGTTCGCCGACCAGTGGCTCTACCACGGTGGCGTGCCGGATCTGGATGTCGACTATTCATGGGATGCCGGGACGAAGCAGGCGAAGCTGAATGTGAAGCAGACGCAGAAGGTGACCCCCGAGGTGCTGCTCTTCCATTTCGATCTGCCGGTGCGCTTCTGGGTGAAGGGTGAGGCCAAGCCGCGCGACTTCAGCGTGACCGTGAGCAAGGCCGAGGAGAGCTTCTCCTTCCCGCTGCCTTCCGCCCCGGAACTGGTGCGCGTGGATCCAGACTACACCGTGCTGGCAAAGATGAGCTTCAATCCGCCACCGGACATGCTGAAGCGGCAACTGCAGGGGGATGTCATCGGCCGCATGCTCGCGGTGCAGGCCCTCGGTGGGAAGAAGAACGCGGAGAGCGCCGCACAACTCGCGGAGGTGCTGAACAAGGACGCCTTCCATGGCGTACGCAGTGAGGCGGCGAAGGCGCTCAGGAAGATGAACACGCCTGAAGCGCGTGCGTACCTCGCCAAGAGCCTCGCGCAGCCAGATGCCCGCGTGCGTGTGGAAGTGGTGGAGGCTCTCACTGCATTCCCGCACCCGGAAGCGTGGGAAGCGCTGATGAAGCAGGCCGCGATTGAGAAGAATCCCGAAATCCTCGCGGAGATCATCAAGACCTGGAGCCAGCGCCCCGGCGATGCCGCGATCACCGCGGCACTGATGAAGCATCTGGAATCCGAGACCTACTGGAATCAGGTGGCCATGGCAGCCATCGGCACCTTCCGTGCGCAGGATGACGCCAGCGCGGTGCCGGCCATCCTCGCACGTTTGCAGAAGACGCCACTCGATTTTGGCACCTGGGATCGCGCTGCTGCCATGGAGTCCCTCGGTTTCCTGGCGCGCGATGAGAAAAATCCCCAGCGCACCGCCGTGCTGAACTACCTCACGGAGCACCTCAACGACCCACGTGAATCTTTGCGTGTAGCGGCGGCGAAGTCACTCGGACTGCTGCGTGATCCGCGTGGCCTTGCCTGGCTCGCGCCATTGGCCGCCACGAGCAAGCCCTTCAAGGATCCCGTGCGCGAAGCCGCGGAGAAGTCCATCACCGCGCTTGAAGCCGCGCAGGCCGGTCCGCAGGAGTTGAAGGACGTGTGGAGTAAACTCCAGGAACTGCAGAAGAAGTCCGAGGACCTGCAGCGCCAGCTCGAGAGGATGCCGGCGAAGTAG
- a CDS encoding trypsin-like peptidase domain-containing protein has protein sequence MSKSLLLPALLLTALHLPLMGEGTKQEQAPPAATTEETQAVAKNAPAGTDPFEGIVRIEAEFLLPDYRTPWQAGRPTSGNGTGWLVGKNKFITNAHVVSNSTKIFIRTTDDPKPYEAKIVHIAHDCDLAMLEPLDTKRFADLKPLKLDDVPKLDTEVIAVGYPIGGDRVSVTRGVVSRIDFQSYSHSGIDQHLAIQVDAAINPGNSGGPVLQGGKVVGVAFQGYSGAVAQNVGYMIPVPVINRFLKDIEDGSYDHYMDLAITDFPIENPAQIKALGLEDNGVGVMVANVDSASCAGDLLKVGDVLMAIDGSPVYNNGLIRLDGEMVDMNEVVERKFAGDKIKIDILRGGKPQTVELELKRYLPYLMLGEQYVQRPTYVLYAGMLFQPMTRNLMEAHNIRDPLVNYWFDNYVTKELFKERPEVVVLTAILPDEVNSYLQGYQHSIVDEINGVKIKNLKDVAEALKHKEGDGKFVVVKLLEKNRPLVLRRDLADAAQPIILQKYGVDKDSYLGD, from the coding sequence ATGTCCAAGTCCCTGCTCCTGCCGGCGTTGCTGTTGACGGCGCTCCACCTGCCCCTGATGGGCGAAGGTACCAAACAAGAACAAGCCCCTCCAGCTGCCACGACCGAAGAGACTCAGGCGGTTGCGAAGAATGCCCCGGCCGGGACCGACCCTTTCGAGGGCATCGTGCGCATCGAGGCAGAATTCCTGCTCCCTGACTACCGCACGCCCTGGCAGGCCGGCCGCCCCACCAGCGGAAACGGCACAGGCTGGCTCGTGGGGAAGAACAAGTTCATCACCAACGCCCACGTGGTGAGCAACAGCACCAAGATCTTCATCCGCACCACGGATGACCCGAAACCCTACGAGGCGAAGATCGTCCACATCGCCCATGACTGCGACCTGGCCATGCTCGAACCGCTCGATACGAAGCGCTTCGCCGACCTGAAGCCGCTCAAGCTGGATGATGTGCCGAAACTCGATACCGAGGTCATCGCGGTGGGTTATCCCATCGGAGGCGACCGGGTGAGCGTGACACGCGGTGTGGTCTCCCGCATCGACTTCCAGAGCTACTCACACAGCGGCATCGACCAGCATCTGGCCATCCAGGTGGATGCGGCGATCAACCCCGGCAACAGCGGTGGCCCGGTCCTGCAAGGCGGCAAGGTCGTGGGCGTGGCCTTCCAGGGCTACAGCGGCGCCGTGGCCCAGAATGTGGGCTACATGATCCCTGTGCCGGTCATCAACCGCTTCCTCAAGGACATTGAAGACGGAAGCTACGACCACTACATGGATCTGGCGATCACGGATTTCCCGATTGAGAACCCTGCCCAAATCAAGGCGCTCGGCCTGGAAGACAACGGCGTGGGCGTGATGGTGGCGAATGTCGACAGCGCCAGCTGCGCAGGTGACCTTCTCAAAGTGGGCGATGTGCTCATGGCCATCGACGGCAGCCCCGTTTACAACAACGGCCTCATCCGCCTGGACGGCGAGATGGTGGACATGAATGAAGTCGTGGAGCGCAAGTTCGCCGGCGACAAGATCAAGATCGACATCCTCCGTGGAGGCAAGCCCCAGACGGTGGAGCTGGAACTGAAGCGCTACCTCCCCTACCTCATGCTGGGTGAGCAGTATGTCCAGCGCCCCACCTACGTGCTCTACGCGGGCATGCTCTTCCAGCCGATGACGCGCAACCTGATGGAAGCGCATAACATCCGTGACCCGCTCGTAAACTACTGGTTCGACAACTACGTGACCAAGGAACTCTTCAAGGAGCGCCCCGAAGTCGTCGTCCTCACCGCCATCCTGCCCGATGAGGTCAACAGCTACCTGCAAGGGTACCAGCACAGCATCGTGGACGAGATCAACGGCGTGAAGATCAAGAACCTCAAGGACGTGGCCGAAGCGCTGAAGCACAAGGAAGGCGACGGCAAGTTCGTGGTGGTGAAGCTGCTTGAGAAGAACCGCCCTCTCGTGCTCCGCCGCGACCTCGCGGACGCTGCCCAGCCGATCATCCTGCAGAAGTACGGCGTGGATAAGGACAGCTACCTCGGGGACTGA
- a CDS encoding S1C family serine protease: MNPFRVTLAALLVLAAPVLAQAQSRPQQQGQGRGGEKSALSEEPVAVVAMPIVEAAGKNTSLLRVNVTYQAWNFRVPWQKTSPGTRRGLGVLMEKNQILVTAQIVADATYIELEQADTGQKLTAKVKAVDYDANLAVLEPASDPKEFFSALKPLAIETSGRIGDKLQVWQLGRVGDLIITPLEINKVLTSRYVLDTSHFLVYETIGIIRSESNSFTLPVIKNGKLAGLLLRYNSRDQTATVLPGPIIAHFLKDIASGDYKGFPSLGVEYQQTLDEQFREYLGMTKDQQGVYIGEVAKGGSAESLGMKKGDILMEMNGYKVDARGDYKDPVFGPVNLSHLVRGNSYVGDKVSVKVLRDGKEQTLSGKLTRKNPKDYVVWPYLFDRGANFLVMGGLVFQELSIPYLQSFGENWETSGPLRLVHIASHADEYEKMGKKKIIFLSGALPTRSTQGYGRIGGSIVSKVNGKEINDLSDLDKAFKEPQNLLHTIELEDFPKIIYLDAIAAESDNLKLMDVPYRVGTLKRIE, encoded by the coding sequence ATGAATCCCTTTCGTGTAACTCTTGCCGCGCTGCTGGTGCTGGCCGCACCGGTGCTCGCGCAAGCGCAAAGCCGCCCGCAACAACAAGGACAAGGTCGCGGCGGTGAAAAGAGCGCCCTCAGCGAGGAGCCCGTGGCCGTGGTGGCCATGCCCATCGTCGAAGCGGCGGGCAAGAATACCTCCCTGCTGCGTGTGAACGTGACGTACCAGGCCTGGAACTTCCGGGTGCCGTGGCAGAAGACCTCCCCCGGCACGCGCCGCGGCCTCGGCGTGCTGATGGAGAAGAATCAGATCCTCGTCACCGCGCAGATCGTGGCGGACGCGACCTACATCGAGCTTGAGCAGGCCGACACCGGCCAGAAGCTCACTGCCAAGGTGAAGGCCGTGGACTACGATGCGAACCTCGCCGTGCTTGAGCCTGCCTCGGATCCGAAGGAATTCTTCTCGGCCCTCAAACCGCTGGCCATTGAGACCAGCGGTCGCATTGGTGACAAGCTCCAGGTCTGGCAGCTTGGTCGCGTGGGTGACCTCATCATCACCCCGCTGGAGATCAACAAGGTGCTCACCTCCCGCTACGTGCTCGATACGAGCCATTTCCTCGTGTACGAGACGATCGGCATCATCCGCAGCGAGTCGAACAGCTTCACCCTTCCGGTCATCAAGAACGGCAAACTCGCCGGCCTGCTGCTGCGCTACAACTCGCGCGACCAGACCGCGACGGTGCTCCCCGGACCCATCATCGCACACTTCCTGAAGGACATCGCTTCCGGCGATTACAAGGGCTTCCCGAGCCTCGGCGTCGAGTACCAGCAGACGCTGGATGAGCAGTTCCGCGAATACCTTGGCATGACCAAGGACCAGCAGGGCGTGTACATCGGCGAGGTCGCCAAGGGCGGCAGCGCGGAGAGCCTGGGCATGAAGAAGGGCGACATCCTCATGGAGATGAATGGATACAAGGTCGACGCCCGCGGTGACTACAAGGATCCCGTCTTCGGTCCCGTGAACCTGAGCCATCTCGTGCGTGGCAACAGCTACGTGGGTGACAAGGTCTCCGTGAAGGTGCTGCGTGATGGCAAGGAACAGACCCTCTCCGGCAAGCTCACCCGCAAGAATCCGAAGGACTATGTGGTGTGGCCCTACCTCTTCGACCGCGGCGCAAACTTCCTCGTGATGGGCGGCCTTGTGTTCCAGGAACTCTCCATCCCGTACCTCCAATCCTTCGGTGAAAACTGGGAAACCAGCGGCCCCCTTCGCCTCGTGCACATCGCGAGCCATGCGGATGAGTATGAGAAGATGGGCAAGAAGAAGATCATCTTCCTCTCCGGCGCCCTTCCCACCCGCAGCACCCAGGGCTACGGCCGCATCGGTGGCAGCATCGTGAGCAAGGTGAATGGCAAGGAAATCAATGACCTCAGCGATCTCGACAAGGCCTTCAAGGAGCCGCAGAACCTGCTGCACACCATCGAGCTCGAAGACTTCCCCAAGATCATCTATCTCGACGCCATTGCCGCGGAATCGGACAACCTGAAGCTCATGGACGTGCCCTACCGTGTGGGGACGCTGAAGCGGATTGAGTAG
- a CDS encoding SufE family protein has translation MYPEPLHDLIDLFEHLPEQERRENLIVMSDGAAKCGPKEGESFDLEDVRKDEECTDTVGIFLRVDEGDRAHFAVSLGPKVQTLTKAMTSILCRGLNGAKLQDVLEVPADFVPRIIGAELVRLRSQTVYYVLSRMKTAVKMFMDRRRAAAAEAA, from the coding sequence ATGTATCCCGAGCCGCTCCACGACCTTATCGATCTCTTCGAACACCTTCCTGAACAGGAGCGGCGGGAGAACCTGATCGTGATGTCCGATGGCGCCGCGAAGTGCGGGCCCAAGGAGGGGGAGAGTTTTGATCTCGAAGACGTGCGCAAGGACGAAGAGTGCACGGATACCGTCGGCATCTTCCTGCGCGTGGATGAAGGTGACCGCGCGCACTTCGCCGTGAGCCTCGGGCCCAAGGTGCAGACACTGACGAAAGCCATGACCAGCATCCTGTGTCGTGGCTTGAATGGCGCGAAGCTGCAGGATGTGCTCGAAGTGCCGGCGGATTTCGTGCCGCGCATCATCGGCGCCGAGCTGGTGCGCCTGCGCAGCCAGACCGTCTATTATGTACTGAGCCGCATGAAGACGGCGGTGAAGATGTTCATGGATCGCCGGCGTGCGGCGGCGGCTGAGGCGGCATAG
- a CDS encoding sulfurtransferase, translating into MNPKFSAYANPDVLVDTEWLAAHLNDPDIRIVESNEDVLLYDTGHIPGAVHIDWRRDLNDQVVRDYVDTEHFAQLCRRNGITPDTTVVFYGDKSNWWSCYALWVFTLFGHKKMKLVDGGRAKWEAEGRPLTREVPKFAETQYPVPAERNDAAHRAYFQQTLEHMKAKKPLVDVRSPKEFSGEVTHMPEYPQEGVLRGGHIPTAKSCPWARAAAPDATFKTREELEGIYSGELGLKHEDDIIAYCRIGERSSHTWFVLKYLLGFPLVRNYDGSWTEWGNMVRSPIEKGA; encoded by the coding sequence ATGAATCCAAAATTTTCCGCCTACGCCAATCCCGATGTGCTCGTGGATACGGAATGGCTCGCCGCCCATTTGAATGACCCGGACATCCGCATCGTGGAGAGCAATGAAGACGTGCTGCTCTATGACACCGGCCACATTCCGGGAGCCGTGCACATCGACTGGCGCCGTGACCTGAATGATCAGGTCGTGCGCGACTATGTGGACACGGAGCACTTCGCCCAGCTCTGCCGCCGCAACGGCATCACGCCGGACACCACCGTGGTCTTTTACGGTGACAAGTCGAACTGGTGGTCCTGCTATGCGCTGTGGGTCTTCACCCTCTTCGGTCACAAGAAGATGAAGCTCGTCGATGGCGGTCGCGCCAAGTGGGAGGCGGAAGGTCGTCCCCTCACGCGTGAAGTGCCGAAGTTCGCGGAGACCCAGTATCCCGTGCCTGCCGAGCGCAACGACGCCGCCCATCGTGCCTACTTCCAGCAGACGCTGGAGCACATGAAGGCGAAGAAGCCGCTCGTGGACGTGCGCAGCCCGAAGGAATTCAGCGGGGAAGTCACCCACATGCCGGAGTATCCGCAGGAAGGCGTGCTGCGTGGCGGTCACATCCCCACGGCCAAGAGCTGCCCCTGGGCCCGCGCCGCCGCACCGGATGCCACCTTCAAGACCCGCGAGGAACTCGAAGGCATCTACAGTGGCGAGCTCGGCCTCAAGCACGAGGACGACATCATCGCCTACTGCCGCATCGGCGAGCGCAGCAGCCACACCTGGTTTGTGCTCAAGTACCTTCTGGGCTTCCCCCTCGTGCGCAACTATGACGGCTCCTGGACCGAATGGGGCAACATGGTGCGCAGTCCGATTGAGAAGGGGGCGTGA
- the dinB gene encoding DNA polymerase IV produces MPRVIFHVDMDAFFASIEQRDHPEYLGKPVIVGSPPDRRGVVCAASYEARQFKVRSAMPSRTAGRLCPHGIFVRPRMEVYRAESQEIMKILRAVTPKVERVSVDEAYLEVAELPEGTDTDTALEAAVPVAREIKRRIQEERHLSASVGIASNKFLAKLGSDFQKPNGLTLIREKDKVAFLRPLSVRSIHGVGPVTAQSLTDRGLHTIGDIQDTEMDLSPMVGSWAETLKHRAMGIDDRPVDLSEDRKSISAENTFLDDTDDRPTLRAALKELAADVAETLEKHALAALTVQVKVRYSDFSTLTRQVRLTDPIANTADIYRLACHLLARHQLVTKPLRLIGIGVSTLVPPMREQLLLSI; encoded by the coding sequence ATGCCGCGTGTCATTTTCCATGTCGATATGGACGCCTTCTTCGCGTCGATCGAGCAGCGGGATCATCCGGAGTACCTGGGCAAGCCGGTGATCGTGGGCTCGCCGCCGGATCGACGTGGCGTGGTGTGCGCAGCAAGCTATGAGGCACGCCAGTTCAAGGTGCGCTCCGCCATGCCTTCGCGGACCGCCGGCCGGCTCTGCCCGCACGGCATCTTCGTACGGCCACGCATGGAGGTTTATCGGGCCGAGTCCCAGGAGATCATGAAAATCCTCCGCGCGGTGACACCCAAGGTGGAACGCGTCTCCGTGGACGAGGCCTACCTGGAAGTAGCCGAGCTCCCCGAAGGTACAGACACCGACACCGCACTGGAAGCCGCAGTGCCGGTGGCACGCGAGATCAAGCGCCGCATCCAGGAGGAGCGCCATCTCAGCGCCAGTGTCGGCATCGCCTCGAACAAATTTCTTGCGAAGCTCGGCAGCGATTTCCAGAAACCAAACGGTCTCACGCTGATCCGGGAGAAGGACAAGGTGGCCTTCCTGCGGCCACTCTCCGTGCGTTCCATCCATGGCGTAGGCCCCGTCACAGCACAAAGCCTGACGGATCGCGGTCTGCACACCATTGGCGATATCCAGGACACGGAGATGGATCTCTCCCCGATGGTAGGATCATGGGCGGAGACCTTGAAACACCGTGCCATGGGCATCGATGATCGCCCCGTGGATCTCAGCGAGGATCGCAAGAGCATCAGCGCAGAGAACACCTTCCTCGATGATACGGACGATCGTCCCACCTTGCGTGCTGCACTGAAGGAACTTGCTGCAGACGTGGCTGAGACACTGGAAAAGCACGCGCTCGCCGCACTGACCGTGCAGGTGAAGGTGCGCTACAGCGACTTCTCCACGCTCACGCGGCAGGTGCGTCTGACCGATCCCATTGCAAATACCGCGGACATCTATCGGCTCGCATGCCATCTGCTGGCGCGACATCAGTTGGTGACCAAGCCACTGCGGCTTATCGGCATCGGGGTTTCTACTTTGGTACCACCGATGCGTGAGCAGCTTCTGCTTTCGATCTGA
- a CDS encoding peptidoglycan-binding domain-containing protein: MKNPFSKLNRWCIAAGLSATCLAAPFTASAEPNIGDILKEQARRELNKEYDRKNDRDRDRDFDRDHSRDRRNSDDRYRDSTDAAVQRALSRRGYYDGPADGSLGSSSRRAISRYQRDNGLQVTGTVTPGLLRALRI, encoded by the coding sequence ATGAAAAATCCATTCTCCAAACTGAACCGATGGTGCATCGCTGCTGGATTGAGTGCCACCTGTCTCGCAGCGCCGTTTACTGCGTCCGCGGAACCGAACATCGGTGACATTCTGAAGGAGCAGGCGCGCCGCGAGTTGAACAAGGAGTACGATCGCAAGAATGATCGCGATCGTGATCGTGATTTTGACCGCGATCATTCTCGTGACCGTCGGAACTCCGATGATCGCTATCGAGATTCCACAGACGCCGCGGTGCAGCGTGCGCTTTCCCGTCGTGGCTACTATGACGGCCCCGCCGATGGCAGCCTGGGCTCCAGCAGCCGCCGCGCCATCTCACGCTACCAGCGGGACAATGGCCTGCAGGTGACCGGAACGGTGACCCCGGGCCTCCTGCGCGCGCTACGAATCTAG
- a CDS encoding peptidoglycan-binding protein — MKITSSNLSRFLTTATMVGVACLALPATSKADPFDFLKKKQKKIEDKFDRDRHDHDHDHDDHHHHGDRDRDDRYRRYTAAPRSSFVITFGSGYAGQGYYYGPANAPYYYQTPGVVYYRSREAVPRQYYPRDWQVDSTDMKVQRALARRGYYNGPIDGSLGPGSRNAIARYQRERGLPVTGSVTSSLLRSLGI; from the coding sequence ATGAAAATCACCTCATCAAACCTCAGCCGCTTTTTGACTACTGCCACCATGGTAGGCGTCGCCTGCCTGGCACTGCCGGCGACATCGAAGGCTGACCCGTTCGACTTTCTGAAGAAGAAGCAGAAGAAGATCGAGGATAAGTTCGACCGCGATCGCCACGATCATGATCATGATCACGATGACCACCATCATCATGGCGACCGTGATCGGGATGACCGCTACCGTCGCTACACCGCTGCTCCCCGCTCGAGCTTTGTGATCACCTTTGGCAGCGGCTATGCTGGCCAGGGCTACTACTACGGTCCTGCCAATGCGCCGTACTACTACCAGACTCCCGGTGTCGTGTACTACCGCAGCCGTGAGGCCGTGCCACGCCAGTACTACCCACGTGATTGGCAGGTGGACTCCACCGACATGAAGGTGCAGCGCGCCCTGGCCCGCCGTGGTTATTACAATGGCCCCATCGACGGCAGCCTCGGCCCCGGCAGCCGCAATGCCATCGCGCGCTATCAGCGCGAGCGCGGCCTGCCCGTCACCGGTTCGGTGACTTCCAGCCTGCTGCGTTCGCTGGGCATCTGA